The DNA segment CGGGCCCGACGCCCCTGCCGCCTGGTCAGTAGCCGAGTCGGTCGATCAGCCAGGCGCCCAGTTCCTCGGTGACGGCGGTGTGCGTGGTGGTCGTGGACGAGCAGATGAAGTCGTCCAGGTCGCTCTCGTCCGGCGGGAGGTCGTCCACCTTCACATAGAGGTCCTCCTGTCGGCCGATGTCCCGTACGGACACCGCGCTGATCGTCGGCACGAAGCAGATGTCCGGGTGCCGCAGGTCCACCGTGCCGCCGCCCTTCTCCATCGCGTTGGCGAGGATGCGGTACGTGTTGAGCGTGCCGCCGGGGGCGCCGTCGAGTTCCGGGAAACCGTTGGTGGTGATCGTCTTCTCGGCCTTCGGGAAGCGCCGGTTCAGATAGGCGGCGGTCACGTCGGCGCCCTGGGCCTGGGTGTAGAAGGTGGTGCCCGGGTAGATCCGCTCCACGCGCAGCGCGGTCTCCCCGGGCCGCACCTCGGGCAGGCCCACGCCGTCCCCGCGGCCGCTGGCCACGCCGAGCAGCCGGGGGATGCGGGGCCAGCCGCCCAGCCGCGCCAGCTCGTCCAGCAGATCCTTGCGCTCCTGGGCCACGCCGATCTTGCCGGTGTCCTTGTCGTAGTGCTGCCACAGCATCTGGCGGGCGGCCGGGCTGTTCATCTGCCGGGCGAAGTCGTTGTCCGGGACCGGGATGAAGTACGAGAACGCCTGGACGCCGACGGGGATGGTGGCGCCCCGATGCGGGGTGTCGAACGAGAAGTAGATGCCCGTCTGGTGGTCGATCCGCTGCGTCTCCAGCCTGGCGAGCGCGTACCGGGTGACGAGGCCGCCCATGCTGAACCCGCCGACGACCAGCCGTTCGCCGCCCAGCTTCTCGGCGTTGGCGCGCAGGATTGCCGCGGTGGCCGCCTGGGCGTTGGTCTGGATGGCGGCGGTCCGCTCGTTGTAGCCGAGCAGGATGACGTCCTTGCCGCGACGGCGCAGCTCGCTGACGAGGGAGTAGTCGCTCTCCAGGAACTGGTAGAGCTTGTCGAGTTCGCTCCGCCCCAGGCTGAAGCCGTCGGAGATGATCACGGGCCGGGTGAGGGCATGGTTCCCCTGGCTGTGGAAGACCCAGGCGAAGCCTTCCGGCAGGCTCCATTCGTTGTCCGGTTCCGGTACGTCGACGGGGTGGTGCACCCGCTGGTCGAGCGGGTCGCTGATGGTCAGTCCGGCGAGTTCCGGTTCGGCCGAGTCCTGAGGCGACATGGTGGTGCTCCTAGGTGTCGTCGCGGAGGGCAAGACACCGTCATGGTGGAGCCGCGTTCAGGTCGCACCGGGCGGGTGGCCTGCGGGTTCATCAGATGGGATGGAACGTGCCGGGGGACTGTTTGATCCGCCCGGCACGTGCGTTCAGCCCTTGACGGCCCCGACGAACGCCGCCCAGCAGCCCACGGAGAAGACCAGCGCCGGCCCACCGCTGTTCTTGCTGTCGCGGACGGGGACGGTGGAGTGGCCGGAGGCGATCTCCACGCAGCTGTCGTGGTTGCCGCCGCTGTAGCTGGACTTGAACCACCCGGTGAGGGTGGAGGCGTCGGAGACGGTGTGTTCATTGCTCAGCATGTGCGTGTTCCTCCGCGGCCGCTCTGACGAGGGCATGTGATTCCTGTTGCGACAACGCGTCGCTCAGAGCCAGAGCGTAGGCGGTCTGGCTGGCCTTCACTAGCGCTGGATCATCCATCAAGTTGCCAGTGAGAATGCCTTCGGCATAGGCGACCGGGGCGGAGTCCGCGAAGCTCATGAGCGTGAGGTCGCTTTGCATGAGGGCATGCGCTCCGCCGCAATGCGGAAGCACGTGGAGCCGCAGCCGTCCAGCCTCAGCCATGTCGGCGATCTTGTGCAGCTGACAGGCCATGATTTTGGGGCCGCCGACGCGGTGTCGCAGCGCCGATTCGTCGAGCAGTGTCCAGACGACCGGCTGCTCGGAGCCTTCGAAGATGCGACGGCGTTTCGTTCGGTTGACGAGGAACTCTTCAAGTTCCTCGGCCGTGTAGTTCGGCCAGTAAGCGCGGAACACAGCACTTGCGTAGTCCTCGGTCTGAAGCACACCAGGGACCAGCGTGAGTCCGAACAGCTGGATCAGTCTCGCCTCTTGCTCAAGCTCGGCCGCGACGGCGAAGTAGTCGCTGTATTTCGATTCCAGATCCTCCAGCCACCGCTCGAAGAATCCGTCCGTTCCGAGCGCCTGGTCGATCCGCCGCGCGTCGTCCGGCTTGGGCAGCCGCCTGCCCGACTCGTAGTGGCTGATCAACGTGGGCGAGCACACGATGAGTTCACTCAGCTGATCCTGGGTGCGCCCGGCCGCGATTCGCCGCAGCCTCAGCTCTTCCCCGTATTTCTCGCGCGGTGTCCTCGGCCTGCGGGCAATGTCCATCCGGCCAACTCCCTTGCTGACGTGGGCTGTGTCAACCCCCCACCTCTAGAAAGCCTAGCCATCTCCGCGCCACGCTGTGACCAGTTCAACACACACCGCAGTCACCGCCCCTACCCCGACCTCGTGGAGAGCTCCGTATGAACGAACGTCTGCTTCCCTGGACCGGCTCCGACGACAAGCCCTGCTATCTCATCGGGGACGGCGACGGGTACGTCTCCCGGATCGCCGACCAGGTCGAGGGCGTACAGCTCGGCATGGCGGGCTCGCTGCTGGACCACACCGCCGAACTCCTCTCGGGCGAGGGGCTGACCAAGGAGGAACTGCACTACCTGGTCCGGCGCCTGATCGAGTCCCTGAGGGAGATCAAGCGCATCGCGGAGAGCAGGGGCGCGCGGCTCACCGGGACGGCCGGGCAGCCGATCGTGGAGACTTGACCGGATGATCACGGTATCGACCCGCCGCCGCACCACCGCACTCACGATCCCGCTGGTGCTCGGTGCCGCCCTGACCGGCTGTGCCGACAAGCACCTGGACTATCAGACGGACTACTCGAACCACCGCCCCCTGCGCATCACCGGCCACCCGAGCACGGGCAGCCTGGAGGCGGTCCAGAGGGTCGTCTGGCGGCTCGCCGACGGAGACGTCGACGGTCTCGCCGCCCTCGACACCGAGGGCGGCGACGCGCGACCCGCGGCCCGCGCCTGGATCAAGGCGTACGGCAAGGCGGCGGCCCGCGACGAGGTGACCGCCGACTTCCACGAAGAGGGCTCCGTGCGTCAGGTTGTCGCCCTGCACTTCACGGGCCCCGACCGCACCCAGCAACTCATGGTGCGGATCGGCGAGCACGACACCTGGGGAATCGTGCTCGTGAATCCCGAACCGACGGATGTCAAGAAGTCCGGCCCCGCTCCGACTACAAGGTGAGGGGCCCTCGCAGGGGTCCGTGGACCACGAGGAGTACCCCATGCGGTTCCTGATCTGCCTGCACATCAACCCCGCCGTGCTGGACGCGCTGACCGACGACGAGAAGACGACGGTCCTGGACGGCGACGACCGCATGGCCCGCCACCACCGGCTGCTGTCCGTCCGGGCGCACCTGCTGGAGCGGGCCGGTGACACCGAGGGGGCGTACGACCACTACCGGCGCGCCGCGAAGGCCACCGCCGGCCCCGCCTCCTAGGACCCTCCTAGAAGAACACCCCGCACCGCAGCAGCACATTGGCGTACGGGCTCGCCTCACCGGTGCGCACGATCAGCCGCGCCGAAGCCGAGAGCTTCTTCAGCCGCTCGTGCGGGACGAAGTCCAGATTGGCGAACTGCCGCTCCACCAGGTCGAGATGGCCGCCGCGCAGCTCCTCCGCCACCGTGGCGCCCTCCAGTACCAGCTCGTCCACCAGGCCCGCGAAGACCTCCGCGAAGGACGGCACACCCGCCCGGAAGGCCAGGTCCACCACGCGCGGGCCGTCCGGGATCGGCATGCCCGCGTCGCAGACCAGCACCTCGTCCCCGTGCCCCAACTCGGCCAGCGCGCCCGCCAGATGGCGGTTCAGGATGCCCGACTTCTTCACAGCTGCTCGACCTCCCCGGCCGTCGGATACGACTCCTGCGCCCCCGCCTTCGTCACGGCCGCCGCGCCGACCCGGGCCGCGTAGCCCGCCGCCTCGGCGAGGGACGCGCCCGCGCCCAGCTTCCAGGCGAGGGCGGCCGTGAAGGCGTCGCCCGCGCCCGTGGTGTCCACCGCGTCGACCTTCACCGACGCCACCCGGGCCGCGCCCGAGCCGTCGGCCACCAGCGCGCCCTCGGCGCCGAGCGTCACCACCACCGAGCGGGGGCCCAGTGCCAGCAGCCCGCGCGCCCAGTCCTCCGGCTCCGCCCCGGCGTCCTCGCCGAGGATCACCCGCGCCTCGTGCTCGTTGACGATCAGCGGGTCGCAGGCCGCCAGCACCTCGGCGGGCAGCGGGCGCGGCGGGGAGGGGTTGAGCACGAAACGGGTGCCGGACGGCAGCTGCCGTACGGCCTCCGCCACCGTCTCCAGCGGAATCTCCAGCTGGGCCGAGACCACGCGCGCCGCCCGCAGCAGCGCGGCGGACTCCCGGACGTCCGCCGGGGTGAGACGGGCGTTGGCACCGGGCGACACCACGATGCTGTTGTCCCCGGACGGGTCGACGGTGATCAGCGCGACGCCGGTCGGCGCCCCGCCCGCCAGCACGCCCGACGGGTCGACGCCGGCCGAGCGCAGGGAGTCGAGCAGCAGCCGGCCGTGGCCGTCCTCGCCGACGCGCGCCAGCAGGGCCGTACGGGCGCCCAGCCGGGCCGCCGCGACCGCCTGGTTGGCGCCCTTGCCGCCCGGATGCGTGGACAGGTCCCCGCCCAGCACCGTCTCACCGGCGGCCGGCCGTCGCTCGACCCCGATCACCAGGTCGGCGTTGGCCGAACCCACGACCAACAGGTCGTAGTCGTACATCAGTTGACTCCCATGAACCCTTTGAACCTGAACCCTCTGAACGGGAACCCTCGACAGGAACCCTGTGACTTGGCGAACCCGGGAAACGAGCCGGGGCGGACAGCCGCCACCATGGTGCCCCCATGGTGGACGACCGCCCGCCCGAGCCTGCCCCGCCCGCTTCGTCAGCCGCTGAATCCGGCCACGTTGCTCTTCGTGACCACCTTCACCGGCACCTTCACCGTCTGCTCCACCTTCTTGCCCTGGGACGCCTTGAGCGCGTTGTCCACGGCGATCCGGCCGAGCTGGGTCGGCTGCTGCGCGACGGAGGCGTACAGCGTGCCCGCCTTGACCGCGGTCAGGCCGTCGGGGGTGCCGTCGAAGCCGACCACCGGCACCGACGTGCCGGCCTTGGAACCCAGCGCCTTGATCGCGCCGAGCGCCATCTCGTCGTTGGCGGCGATGACGCCCTGCACGTCCGGGTGGGCCTGGAGCAGGTTCGACATCACGTCGAGGCCCTTGGTGCGGTCGAAGTCGGCGGGCTGCTGGGCGACCACCTTGATGCCCGGGTACGCCTTGAGCCCGTTGGCGAAGCCCTGCGCGCGCTCACGCGCCGCCGAGGTGCCCGCCTGACCCTGGAGGATCACGATCCTGCCCTTGCCGCCCAGCTTCCCGGCGATCGTCTTCGCCGCCTGCTCGCCGCCGGCGATGTTGTCCGAGGCCACCAGGGCATCCACATCAGCCTTGTTGACCCCGCGGTCCACCGCGATCACCGGGATCTTCGCCTTGTCGGCGGCCTTGACCGAGTTGCTCGCCGCGTCCGAGTCCACGGGGTTGACGATGATCGCGTCAAGGCTCGAACTGGTGAAGTTCTGGAGCTGGTTGGCCTGCTGGGAGGCGTCGTTCTGCGCGTCGGTGACCGTCAGGTCCACGCCCAGCCTCTTCGCCTCGGCCTGCGCGCCGGAGCGGATCTGCACGAAGAACGGGTTGTTCAGGGTGGACAGCGACAGCCCCATCTTCGGCTTGTCCGAGGCCGCGGAGCCGTTGTGCAGGAAGGAGGTCGCGCCGACGACCGCCACCGTCACCACGGCCGCGAGCCCGTACGTCGCCGCCTGCTTGCCCTTGTTGCCGCCGCCCCCGCTGGTCACCGGGGTGGCACCCGCCTTGCGGCGCACCGTGTCGAGCAGCACCGCCAGCGCGATGACGACACCGATCACGACCTGCTGCCAGAACGCGGAGACGTTCAGCAGGTTCAGGCCGTTGCGCAGCACCGCGAGGATCAGCGCGCCGACCAGGGTGCCGGACGCCTTGCCGGTGCCGCCCGCGAGCGAGGCACCGCCGATGACGACCGCCGCGATCGCGTCCAGCTCGTAGCCGTCGGCGGCCTGCGGCTGCGCCGAGGACAGCCGGGAGGCCAGCACGACGCCCGCCACCGCCGCGAACACACCGGACAGGGCGTAGATCGCGAGCTTCTGCTTCTTGACCCGCAGGCCCGACAGGCGCGCGGCCTCCTCGTTGCCGCCGATCGCGTACATCGAACGGCCGATGTAGGTGCGGCCGAGCACGAACGCGGCCAGCAGACCCATCACGATCATCACCAGGACCGGCACCGGCAGCCAGTCGCCGAGCGTGTCACCGAGGTGCGAGACCGAGTCCGGGAACGGGATCGGCACACCACCGGAGATCACCAGCGACAGACCGCGCCCCACCGACAGCATCGCGAGCGTCGCGATGAACGGCGGCAGCTTGCCGTAGGCGATGAGGAAGCCGTTCACCAGACCGGCCGCGACACCCGTGGCGACCGCCAGGACGACGGCCAGCGCGACCGGCACCCCGTGCTGGGTGGCGCTCCACGCCAGCACCGTCGCCGACAGCGCGGCCACCGAGCCGACCGACAGGTCGATGCCCGCCGCCACGATCACGAAGGTGACACCGAAGGCCAGGATCGCCGTCACGGCCGCCTGGACACCGATGTTGAGCAGGTTGTCCGTCGTCAGGAAGTCACCGGACAGCACCGACAGGGCGATGACCAGGACGATCAGCGCGGTCAGCGCGCCGTTGTCGAGCAGCAGCCGGCGCAGGCCGCCCGGGGCGCCACTCGCTCCCGTCGTGCTCTTGAGCGTGTCAGTGGCCACGGGTGGCCTCCTTCGCGGTGTCGGTGTTCTGATGCGTGGGGGTGGATACGGCGAGCGCCATCACGGCGTCCTGGGTGGCCTCGTCGGCCGCGAGTTCACCGGCGATCCGGCCCTGGGCCATCACCAGCACCCGGTCGCTCATGCCGAGCACCTCGGGCAGATCGCTGGAGATCATCAGCACGGCGGCGCCGGCGGCCGTCAGCTCGTTGATCAGCTGGTAGATCTCGACCTTGGCGCCGACGTCGATACCGCGCGTCGGCTCGTCGAGGATCAGCACCTTGGTGTCGGCCAGCAGCCACTTGCCGATGACGACCTTCTGCTGATTGCCACCGGACAGCGTGCGCACATGCTGGCCGAGCCCGGCCATCCGCACGCCCAGCTGACCGGCGA comes from the Streptomyces sp. SUK 48 genome and includes:
- a CDS encoding DUF397 domain-containing protein; this encodes MLSNEHTVSDASTLTGWFKSSYSGGNHDSCVEIASGHSTVPVRDSKNSGGPALVFSVGCWAAFVGAVKG
- a CDS encoding helix-turn-helix transcriptional regulator, with amino-acid sequence MDIARRPRTPREKYGEELRLRRIAAGRTQDQLSELIVCSPTLISHYESGRRLPKPDDARRIDQALGTDGFFERWLEDLESKYSDYFAVAAELEQEARLIQLFGLTLVPGVLQTEDYASAVFRAYWPNYTAEELEEFLVNRTKRRRIFEGSEQPVVWTLLDESALRHRVGGPKIMACQLHKIADMAEAGRLRLHVLPHCGGAHALMQSDLTLMSFADSAPVAYAEGILTGNLMDDPALVKASQTAYALALSDALSQQESHALVRAAAEEHAHAEQ
- the rbsD gene encoding D-ribose pyranase produces the protein MKKSGILNRHLAGALAELGHGDEVLVCDAGMPIPDGPRVVDLAFRAGVPSFAEVFAGLVDELVLEGATVAEELRGGHLDLVERQFANLDFVPHERLKKLSASARLIVRTGEASPYANVLLRCGVFF
- a CDS encoding ribokinase, with the translated sequence MYDYDLLVVGSANADLVIGVERRPAAGETVLGGDLSTHPGGKGANQAVAAARLGARTALLARVGEDGHGRLLLDSLRSAGVDPSGVLAGGAPTGVALITVDPSGDNSIVVSPGANARLTPADVRESAALLRAARVVSAQLEIPLETVAEAVRQLPSGTRFVLNPSPPRPLPAEVLAACDPLIVNEHEARVILGEDAGAEPEDWARGLLALGPRSVVVTLGAEGALVADGSGAARVASVKVDAVDTTGAGDAFTAALAWKLGAGASLAEAAGYAARVGAAAVTKAGAQESYPTAGEVEQL
- a CDS encoding substrate-binding domain-containing protein, whose protein sequence is MATDTLKSTTGASGAPGGLRRLLLDNGALTALIVLVIALSVLSGDFLTTDNLLNIGVQAAVTAILAFGVTFVIVAAGIDLSVGSVAALSATVLAWSATQHGVPVALAVVLAVATGVAAGLVNGFLIAYGKLPPFIATLAMLSVGRGLSLVISGGVPIPFPDSVSHLGDTLGDWLPVPVLVMIVMGLLAAFVLGRTYIGRSMYAIGGNEEAARLSGLRVKKQKLAIYALSGVFAAVAGVVLASRLSSAQPQAADGYELDAIAAVVIGGASLAGGTGKASGTLVGALILAVLRNGLNLLNVSAFWQQVVIGVVIALAVLLDTVRRKAGATPVTSGGGGNKGKQAATYGLAAVVTVAVVGATSFLHNGSAASDKPKMGLSLSTLNNPFFVQIRSGAQAEAKRLGVDLTVTDAQNDASQQANQLQNFTSSSLDAIIVNPVDSDAASNSVKAADKAKIPVIAVDRGVNKADVDALVASDNIAGGEQAAKTIAGKLGGKGRIVILQGQAGTSAARERAQGFANGLKAYPGIKVVAQQPADFDRTKGLDVMSNLLQAHPDVQGVIAANDEMALGAIKALGSKAGTSVPVVGFDGTPDGLTAVKAGTLYASVAQQPTQLGRIAVDNALKASQGKKVEQTVKVPVKVVTKSNVAGFSG